One Bacteroidota bacterium genomic window carries:
- a CDS encoding NUDIX hydrolase, with protein MLLFYCTTTDQLDKIRRKGLSRAELYTSFADASKACKELILVIQGYKTSYKPADKKGRRVKAGDIAPEAILNIDPYLPPSEVVAGGGFVMREGNKEPEVLMIFRKGVWDLPKGKLDDGESIEECALREVREEVGIKKLAMVSPLGTTVHGYPRKNKYKVKTTYWYQMETPERSFVPQAEEQIEKVEWMPWSKALDKIGYEIFRRHMLSIKPVPLSKV; from the coding sequence TTTTATTGTACCACTACTGATCAACTCGACAAAATCAGGCGGAAGGGACTTTCCCGTGCTGAATTGTATACCAGTTTTGCAGATGCTTCGAAGGCATGCAAAGAATTGATCCTGGTTATTCAGGGCTATAAAACATCGTATAAACCAGCAGACAAGAAAGGGCGAAGGGTAAAAGCAGGTGATATTGCGCCGGAGGCTATCTTGAACATTGATCCCTACCTGCCGCCGTCTGAAGTGGTTGCTGGTGGCGGCTTTGTGATGCGCGAAGGTAACAAGGAGCCCGAAGTATTGATGATTTTCCGGAAAGGGGTATGGGATCTGCCAAAAGGCAAACTTGATGATGGCGAGTCCATTGAGGAATGTGCGCTCCGCGAAGTACGGGAAGAAGTGGGCATCAAAAAACTAGCCATGGTTAGCCCTTTGGGGACAACCGTGCACGGCTATCCGCGAAAGAACAAGTACAAGGTCAAAACCACTTACTGGTACCAGATGGAAACGCCAGAACGCAGCTTTGTGCCGCAGGCTGAAGAGCAGATTGAAAAAGTAGAGTGGATGCCCTGGTCCAAGGCGCTTGATAAAATTGGATATGAGATTTTTCGCCGGCATATGTTGTCGATAAAGCCGGTGCCGCTGTCGAAAGTCTAA